From one Mytilus galloprovincialis chromosome 13, xbMytGall1.hap1.1, whole genome shotgun sequence genomic stretch:
- the LOC143056057 gene encoding uncharacterized protein LOC143056057 isoform X1, with product MTDAKIEEDKRAVNIAIGLMSVCSLVGVIGNALVLYVFSSFKQKLTSTIFILTLATTDFLTCLVTIPFTIAVEALNMRLEYDLVCKMYFFLMTTTVPFSAFVMVAIAVDRYLCICHPFKHVMTIKRAEYIVAFLCVFAVVLGVLCSLNYGMVDSSLQMNSSSINKTTVMPFDVSTDVMMNTTSKENATVQIMLRPDFVCLPVQSYDDHDSFFYIYQKIYSSFFAICCLIVMVLYAMIYRSVLARRRQRLKVVTNQCCGFWNALPNEVEQTEFSTLNTLNNETSFGKSEVEKNNKAVQKNGNDTSISDKDVIIKPGGLSRAKLEKMRMANIKTAFMLSIVTLVFIVAFLPSWLVALRVFEMNPVVFYLFFIYHNANPVIYAFMNNAFKTKLKELFSCKRR from the coding sequence ATGACAGATGCAAAGATAGAAGAAGATAAGCGCGCTGTAAACATTGCAATAGGTCTCATGAGCGTGTGTTCCTTAGTAGGCGTAATTGGTAATGCCCTAGTACTCTATGTATTTTCAAGCTTCAAGCAGAAACTGACATCAACCATATTCATATTAACACTAGCCACAACAGATTTTTTAACATGTCTTGTAACAATACCTTTCACAATTGCCGTGGAAGCCCTCAATATGAGATTGGAGTATGATCTTGtatgcaaaatgtattttttcctAATGACTACCACTGTTCCGTTTTCTGCTTTTGTCATGGTGGCTATTGCGGTTGATCGTTATTTGTGCATCTGCCATCCATTCAAACATGTCATGACAATCAAGCGAGCAGAATATATTGTTGCGTTTCTTTGTGTGTTTGCCGTTGTTTTGGGAGTTTTGTGTTCTTTAAACTACGGAATGGTTGATAGCTCTTTGCAGATGAATTCAAGCTCTATCAATAAAACAACGGTGATGCCATTTGATGTGTCGACAGATGTAATGATGAACACAACTTCCAAAGAAAATGCTACCGTTCAAATTATGTTAAGACCCGATTTTGTGTGTTTACCAGTTCAAAGTTACGACGATCACGACTCCttcttttacatatatcaaaAGATATACTCTTCGTTTTTTGCTATCTGTTGTCTCATAGTGATGGTTCTGTACGCCATGATATACCGATCTGTTCTCGCGAGACGTAGACAAAGATTAAAAGTTGTAACCAATCAATGCTGTGGATTCTGGAATGCCTTGCCAAATGAGGTAGAACAAACAGAATTTTCAACTCTTAATACTCTTAACAATGAAACGTCATTTGGAAAGTCGgaggtagagaaaaataacaaagCCGTTCAGAAAAATGGAAATGATACTTCGATAAGTGATAAAGATGTCATCATAAAACCGGGTGGACTTTCACGAGCCAAACTTGAGAAAATGAGAATGGCTAATATAAAAACTGCTTTCATGCTATCAATAGTCACATTAGTATTCATTGTTGCGTTCTTGCCCTCCTGGCTGGTTGCTTTGAGAGTTTTCGAAATGAATCCGGTGGTTTTCTATCtattttttatttaccataaCGCAAATCCTGTCATTTATGCCTTCATGAACAATGCCTTCAAAACGAAATTAAAAGAACTATTCAGTTGTAAACGGAGATAG